The following proteins come from a genomic window of Sorghum bicolor cultivar BTx623 chromosome 3, Sorghum_bicolor_NCBIv3, whole genome shotgun sequence:
- the LOC8077561 gene encoding putative ubiquitin-conjugating enzyme E2 38 has translation MDTEYRALQQGSSSSWCTADASSWGAAQQQKRQRCQASSSDQVGSSSNSSLKISEPQQIQEEEEEEEDYYMEDDCDDDGDGYDEDDYEFDEADFNQHLADKFDDLDLPPGVEATVPWLQKIAPKEEAKEPPKSNTADENENKYTQFKQFDTVQNFSDHYYAKNSNGEPTRAWSKRVQHDWKLLEKDLPAYIYVRVAEDRMDLLRAAIIGPKGTPYHDGLFFFDVHIPSNYPSGPPAVYYHSGGLRINPNLYDNGKVCLSLLGTWSGRGCEKWNPAQSTMLQVLVSIQALILNDKPYYNEPGYESYANTPQGERSSMDYNDKTFLYSCRTMLYSLRRPPEHFADLVAGHFRVHGHIILAACKHYMAGNDIGSVVPEDEDEEDSEYKSGDAGASSSSSTAPKPKPKPGLIKAIPPNGRSSGSFNPSLKVLYEDLLMEFNVKGADTRKFIVEKLKKNQPAAT, from the exons GTACCGCGCCTTGCAGCAGGGGAGCTCCTCGTCGTGGTGCACGGCGGACGCATCGTCCTGGGGAGCCGCGCAGCAGCAGAAGCGCCAGCGATGCCAG GCTTCTTCAAGCGATCAAGTTGGTTCCAGCTCAAATAGTTCTCTGAAAATATCAGAACCACAACaaatccaagaagaagaagaagaagaagaagattatTACATGGAGGATGATTGTGATGATGATGGCGATGGCTATGACGAAGATGATTATGAATTTGATGAAGCTGACTTTAACCAGCACCTTGCTGATAAGTTTGATGATTTGGATCTTCCTCCAGGCGTGGAGGCCACTGTACCGTGGTTGCAGAAAATTGCACCCAAGGAAGAAGCCAAGGAGCCACCTAAATCAAATACTGCAGATGAGAATGAAAATAAATATACACAGTTCAAGCAGTTCGACACTGTTCAGAATTTCTCTGACCATTACTATGCTAAGAATTCAAATGGAGAG CCAACCAGAGCCTGGTCAAAGAGAGTTCAACATGACTGGAAACTTTTGGAGAAGGATCTACCAG catatatatatgtccgGGTTGCTGAAGATAGAATGGATCTTCTTAGGGCTGCGATTATTGGGCCCAAGGGAACACCCTACCATGATGGGCTTTTCTTCTTTGATGTTCACATTCCCTCTAATTATCCTTCTGGCCCTCCG GCGGTATATTACCACTCTGGAGGACTTCGTATTAATCCAAACTTGTATGATAATGGAAAAGTGTGTCTTAGCCTGTTGGGTACCTGGAGTGGTAGAGGTTGTGAAAAGTGGAATCCAGCTCAATCAACAATGCTGCAAGTTCTTGTCTCCATTCAAGCTCTCATTTTGAATGATAAGCCATATTACAACGAGCCAGGATATGAGTCCTATGCCAACACTCCGCAGGGAGAGCGGTCGTCTATGGACTATAATGACAAGACCTTTCTGTACTCATGCAGGACTATGTTATACTCACTTCGGAGGCCTCCAGAG cactttgCAGACCTTGTTGCTGGCCACTTCCGGGTGCATGGGCACATTATTCTCGCAGCATGCAAGCACTACATGGCGGGTAATGATATTGGCTCGGTAGTGCCAGAGGACGAGGATGAGGAAGATTCAGAATACAAAAGCGGTGATGCGGGAGCATCCAGCAGTAGCAGCACTGCAccaaagccaaagccaaagccaGGATTGATAAAGGCAATCCCTCCGAACGGACGCAGCTCAGGCTCATTCAATCCGAGCTTGAAGGTGCTTTACGAAGATCTTCTGATGGAATTCAATGTGAAGGGTGCCGACACGAGGAAGTTCATTGTTG